A single window of Priestia filamentosa DNA harbors:
- the yqiS gene encoding phosphate butyryltransferase, with the protein MSTLTRLIAQAKENRVTVAVAAAEDMEVIKAIREANKNEVAHFQLYGDEKKLLSLIERVDSDLLNNKAINIISATSAEEAAYKAVKAVHNKTADVLMKGNIPTKTILKAALDKQFGLRTSRVLSHVALFEVPIYERPIIITDAAMNIAPTVSEKSQIIKNAVSVAHAIGLDYPKVAVLASVEVVNQNMPATLHAKELVEMFHQETNCFVEGPFALDNAISPYAAEHKGIGGKVAGRADILLAPNIESGNILYKSLIYFAKARVGAIIAGAKAPIVLTSRADSAESKLHSLALAICISQHESREET; encoded by the coding sequence ATGAGTACTCTCACAAGGCTGATTGCCCAAGCAAAAGAAAATAGAGTAACAGTAGCAGTAGCTGCTGCGGAAGATATGGAAGTTATCAAAGCTATTCGTGAAGCAAACAAAAATGAAGTAGCTCATTTTCAACTCTATGGCGATGAAAAAAAACTTCTTTCTTTGATAGAGCGTGTAGATTCTGATCTTTTGAACAACAAAGCGATTAATATTATTTCAGCAACATCTGCTGAAGAAGCAGCTTATAAAGCTGTTAAAGCTGTTCACAACAAGACAGCAGACGTTTTGATGAAGGGAAATATCCCTACTAAAACCATTTTGAAAGCAGCTTTAGACAAACAGTTTGGCTTGCGAACAAGTCGAGTATTGTCTCATGTTGCTTTGTTTGAAGTGCCGATATATGAACGACCAATCATTATTACAGATGCGGCAATGAATATTGCCCCAACTGTTTCGGAAAAAAGTCAAATCATAAAAAACGCAGTTTCTGTAGCCCATGCGATCGGTTTGGATTATCCAAAGGTAGCTGTTTTAGCAAGTGTTGAAGTTGTGAACCAAAACATGCCCGCAACCCTTCACGCAAAAGAGCTTGTAGAAATGTTTCACCAGGAAACAAATTGTTTTGTTGAAGGTCCCTTTGCACTTGATAATGCTATTTCACCTTATGCTGCAGAGCATAAAGGAATTGGTGGAAAGGTAGCTGGTCGTGCCGATATTTTACTGGCTCCAAACATTGAATCAGGGAATATTTTATACAAATCGCTTATCTATTTCGCTAAAGCAAGAGTGGGCGCGATTATCGCTGGAGCAAAAGCTCCTATTGTTTTAACATCTAGAGCAGATTCAGCCGAGAGCAAACTTCATTCCCTAGCCTTAGCCATTTGTATTTCACAACATGAAAGCAGGGAGGAAACATGA
- the bcd gene encoding branched-chain amino acid dehydrogenase, whose amino-acid sequence MGIFSYMEKYDYEQLVICQDKQSGLKAVIAIHDTTLGPALGGTRMWTYASEEDAIEDALRLARGMTYKNAAAGLNLGGGKTVIIGDPKKDKNEEMFRAFGRYIQGLNGRYITAEDVGTTVEDMDIIYQETNYVTGVSPAFGSSGNPSPVTAYGVYKGMKAAVKAAFGSDSLAGKTVAVQGVGNVAYHLCKHLHHEGAKLIVTDLNKEAVKRAVEEFRAKAVEIDDIYSVECDIYAPCALGATLNDQTIPKLKAKVIAGAANNQLKESRHGDALHTMGIIYAPDYVINAGGVINVADELEGYNRERALKKVEGVYDNIERILSISERDNIPSYKAADRLAEERIARMRNSRSQFLQNEHHILTRRSRM is encoded by the coding sequence ATGGGAATCTTCAGCTATATGGAGAAGTATGATTATGAACAGCTTGTTATCTGTCAAGATAAGCAGTCTGGCTTAAAAGCTGTTATTGCAATTCACGATACAACCCTTGGTCCAGCATTAGGGGGGACAAGAATGTGGACGTACGCTTCTGAAGAAGATGCGATAGAAGATGCACTCCGATTAGCAAGAGGAATGACATATAAAAATGCAGCAGCAGGCTTGAATTTAGGCGGAGGCAAGACTGTTATTATTGGGGACCCAAAAAAGGATAAAAATGAGGAAATGTTTCGAGCATTTGGTCGCTACATTCAAGGACTTAACGGTCGCTATATTACAGCAGAAGATGTTGGGACAACAGTGGAAGATATGGATATTATCTATCAAGAAACAAACTATGTTACAGGCGTTTCTCCTGCGTTCGGCTCCTCTGGTAACCCTTCTCCTGTTACGGCATATGGAGTTTACAAAGGAATGAAGGCAGCGGTGAAAGCAGCATTTGGAAGCGATAGTTTGGCAGGAAAAACGGTTGCTGTCCAAGGGGTAGGCAATGTAGCTTATCATCTATGCAAACACCTGCATCATGAAGGTGCAAAGCTTATCGTAACAGATTTAAATAAAGAGGCTGTAAAACGTGCTGTGGAAGAGTTTCGGGCAAAAGCTGTTGAGATAGATGACATTTATAGTGTAGAATGCGATATTTATGCTCCTTGTGCGTTAGGTGCGACGCTTAATGATCAAACAATTCCAAAACTGAAAGCAAAAGTTATTGCAGGCGCTGCTAACAATCAGCTCAAAGAGTCTCGACATGGAGATGCGCTTCATACAATGGGGATCATTTATGCTCCTGACTATGTTATTAATGCAGGAGGAGTTATCAATGTTGCAGATGAACTAGAAGGCTATAACAGAGAGCGTGCTTTAAAAAAAGTAGAAGGCGTCTATGACAACATTGAAAGAATATTATCAATCTCAGAGCGAGATAACATCCCTTCATACAAAGCAGCAGATCGCTTAGCAGAGGAACGAATTGCTCGGATGAGAAATTCACGAAGCCAATTTCTACAAAATGAACATCATATATTAACACGTCGCTCCAGAATGTAA
- the buk gene encoding butyrate kinase, with amino-acid sequence MYRILVINPGSTSTKIGVFHDEVPLFEETIRHNHEELAPFETINDQYDFRKQKIVELLHREGINLSKIDAVCARGGLLRPIEGGTYTVNEAMLEDLKVGYAGQHASNLGGIIAHYIAQSLNIKAYIVDPVVVDELSDLARVSGLPGIERTSIFHALNQKAVARRYAKTVHKKYEELNLIIAHMGGGITVGAHNHGKVVDVNNGLHGDGPFSPERAGTVPAGDLVRICFSGEYYREEVMKMLVGQGGLYGHLGTNDAVKVIEMIRQGNEKARLIFEAMGYGVAKEIGSASTVLKGKVDAILLTGGLAYGKELVANITERTSWIADVSVYPGENELQALTEGALRVLRGEERAKKYPKEIEVNTNFSKRR; translated from the coding sequence ATGTATCGTATACTCGTTATCAACCCTGGTTCCACATCAACAAAAATTGGGGTGTTTCACGATGAAGTACCGCTTTTTGAAGAAACAATTCGACATAATCATGAAGAATTAGCTCCTTTTGAGACAATCAATGATCAGTATGATTTCAGAAAGCAAAAAATTGTTGAGCTTCTTCATAGAGAAGGAATTAACTTATCAAAAATCGATGCGGTTTGTGCACGTGGTGGCTTACTGCGTCCTATTGAAGGCGGTACGTATACCGTTAATGAAGCAATGCTAGAAGATTTGAAAGTAGGATATGCAGGACAGCATGCTTCAAACTTAGGAGGCATTATTGCTCACTACATTGCTCAGTCACTAAATATTAAGGCTTATATTGTAGATCCTGTTGTTGTTGATGAACTAAGTGATCTAGCTCGTGTTTCAGGACTTCCTGGCATTGAACGAACGAGTATTTTTCATGCTTTGAACCAAAAAGCAGTAGCAAGAAGGTATGCTAAAACGGTTCATAAAAAGTATGAGGAGCTTAACTTAATCATTGCTCATATGGGTGGAGGAATTACCGTTGGGGCACATAACCACGGAAAAGTCGTTGACGTAAATAATGGTCTCCACGGGGATGGTCCATTTAGTCCAGAGCGTGCAGGAACGGTTCCTGCTGGAGATTTAGTTCGCATTTGTTTTTCAGGAGAGTACTACCGTGAAGAAGTGATGAAAATGCTTGTTGGGCAAGGTGGACTTTATGGCCATCTTGGAACAAATGATGCAGTAAAAGTGATAGAGATGATTCGACAGGGAAATGAAAAAGCTCGCTTAATTTTTGAAGCTATGGGCTATGGAGTAGCAAAAGAAATCGGATCTGCAAGTACTGTACTTAAAGGAAAAGTAGATGCCATTTTATTAACAGGCGGACTTGCATATGGAAAAGAGCTTGTAGCTAATATTACAGAACGAACAAGCTGGATAGCAGATGTTAGTGTTTATCCTGGTGAAAATGAACTTCAAGCCTTAACAGAAGGAGCGCTTCGGGTGCTTCGAGGAGAAGAACGGGCAAAAAAATATCCAAAAGAAATAGAAGTGAATACAAATTTTTCAAAAAGAAGGTGA
- the lpdA gene encoding dihydrolipoyl dehydrogenase, with product MSKEYDVVIVGGGTGGYVAAIRASQLGLSTAIVEKNKLGGTCLHAGCIPSKALLKSAEVFQTAKHSEDYGILSTQVELDFSKVQQRKEQIVEKLYSGVQYLMNKGKIDVYEGTGRMLGPSIFSPMAGSISVEFTNGDENEVLIPKNVILATGSRPNTLPNLEVDGEKVITSDEALKMENLPTSIIIVGGGVIGVEWASMLCDFGVSVTIVEYSERILPTEDEDVSKEMHRALVSRGVEIVTGAEVLPETLQKEAEVVIEAQTSNGKQTFKGEKLLLSVGRKANTEGIGIENTSIELDRGFIMTNEYYQTKESHIYAIGDVIGGLQLAHVASHEGIKAVEHIAGRTPILMRSTDIPRCIYSSPQAASVGLTEEEAIDNGFQVKVGKFPFQAVGKALISGEESGFAKIIADKETDDLLGVHLIGPNVTELISEAGLAKVLDATPWEMAHAVHPHPSLSEVLGEAALSVDGKAIHF from the coding sequence TTGTCAAAAGAGTACGATGTGGTCATTGTCGGAGGCGGAACAGGTGGATATGTAGCAGCCATTCGCGCGTCACAGCTTGGCTTATCAACGGCAATTGTAGAAAAAAATAAACTTGGAGGAACATGCCTTCATGCAGGGTGTATTCCAAGCAAAGCGCTTTTAAAAAGTGCAGAAGTCTTTCAAACAGCTAAACATAGCGAAGATTATGGAATCCTTTCAACACAAGTGGAGCTTGACTTTTCAAAAGTTCAACAGCGAAAAGAACAAATTGTAGAAAAGCTTTATAGCGGTGTTCAATATTTGATGAATAAAGGAAAAATCGACGTATATGAAGGAACAGGACGCATGCTTGGACCGTCCATCTTCTCACCAATGGCAGGTTCTATTTCAGTAGAATTTACAAACGGAGATGAAAACGAAGTACTCATTCCTAAAAACGTCATCTTAGCAACGGGTTCAAGACCTAATACACTACCAAACCTTGAGGTGGACGGAGAAAAAGTGATTACGTCAGATGAGGCGCTGAAAATGGAGAACCTGCCAACATCCATCATTATTGTTGGAGGAGGCGTAATTGGAGTTGAATGGGCCTCAATGTTATGTGACTTCGGAGTTTCGGTCACAATTGTAGAATATAGCGAACGTATTCTCCCAACAGAAGATGAGGATGTATCAAAAGAGATGCACCGTGCTTTAGTAAGCAGAGGGGTTGAAATTGTAACAGGAGCAGAAGTGCTACCAGAAACGCTTCAAAAAGAAGCTGAAGTTGTAATTGAAGCTCAAACAAGTAATGGGAAGCAAACGTTTAAAGGTGAAAAACTTCTTTTATCTGTTGGAAGAAAAGCAAATACAGAAGGAATAGGAATCGAAAATACAAGCATTGAACTTGATCGAGGTTTTATTATGACAAATGAATACTATCAAACGAAAGAATCACATATTTACGCGATTGGTGATGTTATCGGTGGTCTTCAGCTTGCACATGTTGCCTCACATGAAGGAATAAAAGCAGTTGAACATATCGCTGGACGAACGCCTATACTGATGCGTTCGACAGATATCCCGAGATGTATATACAGTTCACCACAGGCTGCAAGCGTTGGTTTAACAGAAGAAGAAGCCATTGATAATGGGTTTCAGGTTAAAGTTGGCAAGTTTCCATTTCAAGCAGTCGGTAAAGCGCTGATCTCAGGAGAAGAATCAGGGTTTGCAAAGATCATTGCTGACAAGGAAACAGATGACTTATTAGGTGTCCATCTTATTGGTCCAAATGTGACAGAGCTTATTTCAGAAGCAGGTTTAGCTAAAGTTCTTGATGCAACACCATGGGAAATGGCTCATGCGGTGCACCCGCATCCAAGTTTATCAGAAGTACTTGGTGAAGCAGCGCTTAGCGTTGATGGTAAAGCAATACACTTTTAA
- a CDS encoding thiamine pyrophosphate-dependent dehydrogenase E1 component subunit alpha, producing MAENRHKSLGLTDENVLEMYRTMLLSRKIDERMWLLNRAGKIPFVISCQGQEATQIGAAYALNREEDYILPYYRDLGVVLAFGMTTRDLMLASFAKGEDPNSGGRQMPGHFGSKKHRIVTGSSPVTTQVPHAVGIALGAKMQGKNFVSFVTFGEGSSNQGDFHEGANFAGVHKLPVILMCENNKYAISVPTDKQLGCEKVSDRAAGYGMPGYTVDGTDIFDVYEATKRAADRARSGEGPTLIEAVSHRLTAHSSDDDDKSYRAKEELESAKQDDPVVKFAAYLREEGLLTDEKEENLLKEIMDIINDATDYAEKAAYADGEHALKYVYGE from the coding sequence ATGGCAGAGAATCGCCATAAATCACTTGGCTTAACAGATGAAAATGTTTTAGAAATGTACAGAACAATGCTCTTATCAAGAAAAATCGATGAGCGCATGTGGCTATTAAATAGAGCGGGAAAAATTCCGTTTGTTATTTCATGTCAAGGACAGGAAGCAACGCAAATCGGAGCGGCGTATGCGCTCAATCGGGAAGAAGATTACATCTTGCCGTATTATCGTGATTTAGGTGTTGTGCTTGCATTTGGAATGACAACTCGTGATTTAATGCTTGCAAGCTTTGCGAAAGGGGAAGATCCAAACTCAGGGGGACGCCAGATGCCTGGTCACTTTGGCAGTAAAAAGCACCGTATTGTTACAGGTTCTTCTCCTGTAACAACTCAGGTTCCGCATGCAGTAGGAATTGCGCTTGGAGCGAAGATGCAGGGGAAAAACTTCGTATCGTTTGTAACATTTGGAGAAGGTTCTTCAAATCAAGGAGACTTTCATGAAGGAGCGAACTTTGCAGGCGTTCATAAGTTACCTGTTATTTTAATGTGTGAAAATAATAAATACGCGATTTCTGTTCCAACAGATAAGCAATTAGGATGTGAAAAAGTATCTGATCGTGCGGCTGGATACGGAATGCCTGGTTATACAGTAGACGGGACAGATATTTTTGATGTTTATGAAGCAACGAAAAGAGCGGCTGATCGGGCACGAAGTGGGGAAGGACCAACACTAATTGAAGCTGTTTCACATCGTCTAACAGCTCACTCAAGTGATGATGATGATAAAAGCTATCGTGCAAAAGAAGAGCTTGAATCAGCAAAACAAGATGACCCAGTTGTTAAATTCGCAGCATATTTACGCGAAGAAGGATTGCTAACAGACGAAAAAGAAGAAAATCTGCTAAAAGAAATCATGGATATTATAAATGATGCAACAGACTATGCTGAAAAAGCAGCATATGCTGACGGAGAGCATGCTTTGAAATACGTATACGGTGAGTAG
- a CDS encoding alpha-ketoacid dehydrogenase subunit beta, translating to MPVISYIEAITAAMREEMERDEKVFLLGEDVGVKGGVFKASQGLYEKFGEARVLDTPLAESAIAGVGIGAAMYGMRPIAEMQFADFIMPAVNQIISEAAKIRYRSNNDWNCPITIRAPYGGGVHGALYHSQSVEAVFANQPGLKIVMPSTPYDVKGMLKAAIRDDDPVLFLEHKRAYRLIKGEVPEEEYVVPLDKADVKREGEDITVITYGLCVHFALQAAEKLAADGISVHVLDLRTVYPLDKEAIIEAASKTGKVLLVTEDNLEGSIIGEVSAIIAENCLFDLDAPIKRLAGPDVPAMPYAPTMEKFFMMNPDKIEKAMRELAEF from the coding sequence ATGCCGGTAATTTCTTATATTGAAGCTATTACAGCCGCAATGAGAGAAGAGATGGAAAGAGATGAAAAAGTATTTTTATTAGGAGAAGATGTAGGTGTAAAAGGAGGCGTATTTAAAGCTTCACAAGGTCTTTATGAAAAATTTGGAGAAGCTCGCGTACTGGATACACCACTTGCCGAATCTGCTATTGCGGGTGTCGGAATAGGGGCTGCAATGTATGGAATGCGTCCAATTGCTGAAATGCAGTTTGCAGATTTTATTATGCCTGCTGTAAACCAAATTATCTCAGAAGCAGCGAAAATTCGTTATCGCTCCAACAATGATTGGAATTGTCCGATTACAATTCGTGCTCCTTATGGGGGCGGTGTTCACGGTGCCCTTTACCACTCTCAATCTGTTGAAGCAGTTTTCGCTAATCAGCCTGGTCTTAAGATTGTCATGCCTTCAACACCGTATGATGTGAAAGGGATGCTAAAAGCTGCTATTAGAGATGACGATCCTGTTCTGTTTTTAGAGCATAAGCGTGCATATCGCTTAATTAAAGGAGAAGTTCCAGAAGAAGAGTACGTTGTGCCACTTGATAAAGCAGACGTTAAGCGTGAAGGAGAAGATATCACAGTCATTACATATGGCCTTTGTGTTCATTTCGCCCTTCAAGCAGCAGAAAAGCTGGCAGCAGACGGTATTTCTGTTCATGTTTTGGATTTAAGAACGGTTTATCCATTAGATAAAGAAGCAATTATTGAAGCCGCTTCTAAAACAGGAAAAGTGTTGCTTGTAACAGAGGATAATCTAGAAGGAAGCATTATTGGAGAAGTATCGGCTATCATTGCAGAAAATTGTTTGTTTGATCTTGATGCACCAATTAAACGTTTAGCAGGACCAGATGTTCCGGCAATGCCGTATGCTCCAACGATGGAAAAATTCTTTATGATGAATCCAGATAAAATTGAAAAAGCAATGCGTGAGCTTGCAGAGTTTTAA
- a CDS encoding dihydrolipoamide acetyltransferase family protein — MAIEKMTMPQLGESVTEGTISSWLISVGDTVQKYDPIAEVTTDKVTAEVPSSFEGKITEIVAKEGETIPVGETICYIEVEGSSAENKEETTEKPREKESEKPKDDSAKTRYSPAVLRLSQEHNIDLTKVVGTGAGGRITRKDITKIINSGGVKSETSVPDTKPKQESNVEKTPDSPKITESTPVSVSNGDKEIPLTSVRKAIASNMVRSKHEAPHAWTMVEVDATNLVNYRESVKASFREKEGINLTFFAFFVKAVAQALKEFPEVNSMWAGDKIVQKRDVNISIAVATDDALYVPVIKHADEKTIKGIAREISELAAKTRSGKLTSDDMAGGTFTVNNTGSFGSVQSMGIINYPQAAILQVETIVKRPVVINNMIAIRDMVNICLSLDHRVLDGLVCGRFLARIKEIIENISSETALY; from the coding sequence ATGGCGATCGAAAAAATGACGATGCCACAGCTCGGTGAAAGCGTCACAGAAGGAACTATTTCATCGTGGCTTATTTCTGTCGGTGACACAGTTCAAAAATACGATCCTATTGCAGAAGTAACAACAGATAAAGTAACAGCAGAAGTTCCCTCAAGCTTTGAAGGGAAAATTACAGAAATTGTTGCAAAAGAAGGGGAAACAATTCCTGTTGGCGAAACTATTTGTTATATCGAAGTAGAAGGATCCTCAGCTGAGAATAAAGAAGAGACAACTGAGAAACCAAGGGAAAAAGAAAGCGAAAAACCAAAAGACGATAGTGCAAAAACGCGCTACTCACCAGCAGTTCTTCGCCTTTCACAAGAACATAATATTGATTTAACAAAGGTTGTAGGGACAGGCGCTGGTGGCCGTATTACACGTAAAGATATAACAAAAATCATTAATAGCGGCGGTGTCAAATCGGAGACTTCCGTACCTGATACAAAGCCAAAACAAGAATCAAACGTCGAGAAAACACCTGATTCACCTAAAATAACAGAAAGCACACCTGTTTCTGTTAGCAATGGAGACAAGGAAATTCCGCTTACTTCTGTTCGTAAAGCTATCGCTTCTAATATGGTTCGCAGCAAACACGAAGCACCTCATGCTTGGACAATGGTTGAAGTTGATGCAACAAACCTTGTTAATTATCGTGAGAGCGTAAAAGCTTCCTTCCGTGAAAAAGAAGGTATCAATTTAACGTTCTTTGCTTTCTTCGTAAAAGCCGTTGCGCAAGCTCTTAAAGAATTCCCAGAAGTGAATTCAATGTGGGCAGGAGATAAGATTGTCCAAAAAAGAGATGTTAACATTTCAATTGCTGTAGCAACAGATGATGCCTTATATGTCCCAGTCATTAAACATGCTGATGAAAAAACAATTAAAGGCATTGCACGGGAAATTAGTGAGTTAGCAGCTAAGACGCGTAGCGGAAAGCTCACTTCAGACGATATGGCAGGTGGGACATTTACAGTGAACAATACAGGTTCATTTGGTTCTGTTCAGTCTATGGGAATTATTAATTACCCACAAGCAGCTATTTTACAAGTTGAAACAATTGTTAAGCGTCCAGTTGTAATCAATAATATGATTGCAATTCGCGATATGGTAAACATTTGCTTATCGTTAGATCATCGTGTCTTAGACGGTCTTGTTTGCGGAAGATTTCTAGCGCGGATTAAAGAAATTATTGAAAACATTTCATCCGAGACAGCTCTTTACTAA
- a CDS encoding methylmalonyl-CoA mutase family protein, which produces MKQNESVLESDWLSLAKKTLKDREWESICSQTLDSIKIEPLYWKGAAPSLFTRTHRSSPYSEQPWRIALIPEDFSSYQRDEEEARFLYLHENIDASPYLENIIKKDSYFFIKQPSLNLVPFLQKYASLQMKGVIGSDPLGEYYASSSFLLEKAYDELLPLFYIDKEESRKLLIVDASTYEQDGATATQQLASAIAVASDYIDAFAKRGISPEKTAQKIAFTFSISNEFFQEIAKIRAFRALWIHLLECFHIPNPTSIFPHIHAKTSSRNKTAYMTYANLLRTTTESLSALLGGVDSLYIEPYEQNSSLGVRMALNLHHILYYETGISYVLDGGGGSYYLESLTTEFAEKAWIHFQTIEKDGGMANTLKKGIWQREIAIIHEKEQREIQKGNISIVGTTDYINGTENPPLFISNENRRAFPYEKLRSSILATLPPSKRNITLLLLHKEQEEIAFFSRIFTSVGFMVQESAMLSTVEDLKSFLKEDFSPFYILCGKNELYQQFDLPSLFRFDKRIVFALDESPRKSSIFLCKEEDILSKLALFIETLKGDEACTKDLPSKNRS; this is translated from the coding sequence ATGAAGCAGAATGAAAGCGTTTTAGAGAGTGATTGGCTTTCACTAGCTAAAAAAACATTGAAAGACAGGGAATGGGAGTCTATTTGTTCACAGACCCTTGATTCAATCAAAATTGAACCCCTTTACTGGAAGGGAGCGGCTCCATCCCTTTTTACAAGAACACATCGTTCTAGTCCGTATAGTGAACAGCCATGGAGGATTGCACTCATACCAGAAGACTTTTCGTCTTATCAACGTGACGAAGAGGAAGCTCGTTTTCTTTACTTACATGAAAACATTGACGCATCGCCATATCTAGAAAATATAATAAAAAAAGATTCTTATTTTTTTATTAAGCAACCTTCTTTAAATTTAGTTCCTTTTCTTCAAAAATACGCTTCCCTACAAATGAAAGGCGTCATTGGGAGCGACCCGCTTGGTGAATATTATGCTTCATCTTCTTTTTTATTAGAGAAAGCTTATGACGAGCTTTTGCCTCTTTTTTATATTGATAAAGAAGAAAGCAGGAAACTGCTTATTGTAGATGCCTCTACATATGAACAAGATGGAGCGACCGCTACTCAGCAGCTTGCAAGTGCTATTGCTGTTGCAAGTGATTATATAGATGCTTTTGCAAAACGCGGAATATCGCCTGAAAAAACCGCACAAAAAATAGCATTCACTTTTTCTATAAGTAACGAATTTTTTCAAGAAATAGCAAAAATCAGGGCATTTCGAGCGCTTTGGATTCATCTTCTAGAATGTTTTCACATTCCTAATCCAACTTCTATCTTTCCACATATTCATGCTAAAACATCTTCTCGTAATAAAACAGCCTACATGACTTATGCAAACTTACTTCGTACAACAACAGAATCTCTTTCAGCTCTATTAGGAGGAGTTGATAGTTTATATATTGAGCCTTATGAGCAAAATTCATCTCTTGGGGTTCGGATGGCTCTTAACCTTCATCACATTCTTTATTATGAAACAGGAATTTCCTATGTATTAGACGGAGGTGGGGGGTCCTATTATCTTGAAAGTTTAACAACAGAGTTTGCCGAAAAAGCTTGGATTCATTTTCAAACGATCGAAAAAGATGGAGGAATGGCTAATACGTTAAAAAAAGGAATATGGCAGCGAGAAATAGCGATTATACATGAAAAAGAACAAAGGGAAATTCAAAAGGGAAATATTTCAATTGTTGGAACAACAGATTATATAAATGGAACGGAAAATCCACCTCTCTTTATTTCAAACGAAAACAGAAGAGCATTTCCTTATGAAAAACTAAGAAGCAGCATATTAGCTACCTTACCACCTTCTAAACGAAACATTACATTATTACTTCTTCATAAAGAACAGGAAGAAATCGCATTTTTTTCTAGAATATTTACATCTGTTGGATTTATGGTGCAGGAAAGTGCCATGTTATCGACAGTAGAAGATTTAAAAAGCTTTTTAAAAGAAGATTTTTCACCTTTCTATATTTTATGCGGCAAAAATGAACTGTATCAACAGTTCGATCTTCCTTCTCTATTTCGGTTTGATAAACGAATTGTTTTTGCGTTGGATGAATCGCCTCGAAAATCCAGTATCTTTTTATGTAAAGAAGAGGATATTTTATCAAAGCTTGCTTTGTTTATAGAAACGTTGAAAGGAGACGAAGCATGTACAAAAGACCTTCCTTCAAAAAACCGTTCTTAA